One stretch of Pomacea canaliculata isolate SZHN2017 linkage group LG1, ASM307304v1, whole genome shotgun sequence DNA includes these proteins:
- the LOC112561195 gene encoding uncharacterized protein DDB_G0281497-like, with the protein MSSTSSSHTIPTTVSSSNTSSRVSPPLTNNNNNNTSSGNNNNNHSPSSKPGSPAVVVGGTFTELKPVNTMPAVSTSGVSSACSSVPGVHDAPLPSFQQFSSPPITYSSNPPRLHLTSQPPNQLTSTRSAQFFLIPLLPMPKSDIHTNSPSIPLHPDPVSV; encoded by the exons ATGTCCAGCACTTCGTCCAGTCACACCATTCCCACTACAGTTAGCAGCAGCAACACTAGTTCCAGGGTGTCCCCTCCTctcacaaacaataacaacaacaacacttccagcggcaacaacaacaacaaccactccCCTTCCTCCAAGCCTGGGTCGCCTGCCGTCGTCGTCGGGGGCACGTTCACGGAGCTGAAGCCCGTCAACACCATGCCCGCGGTCAGCACTAGCGGCGTCTCCAGCGCCTGCAGCAGTGTCCCCGGCGTGCACGACGCTCCTCTGCCGTCGTTCCAGCAGTTTTCCA GTCCCCCCATCACATACAGCTCCAACCCTCCCAGACTACACCTAACCAGCCAACCACCCAACCAGCTCACGTCCACTCGTTCTGCTCA ATTTTTTCTTATACCACTTCTGCCAATGCCAAAATCAGATATTCATACAAACTCGCCTAGTATCCCACTTCATCCTGACCCAGTTTCTGTGTGA